A part of Aegilops tauschii subsp. strangulata cultivar AL8/78 chromosome 2, Aet v6.0, whole genome shotgun sequence genomic DNA contains:
- the LOC109745600 gene encoding glycine-rich RNA-binding protein GRP1A, translating to MSAPWWDSDWKDRSGVEYRTYVGNLSWSTDERLLKDAFHAYRPLSAEIVTDRETGRSRGFGFVNFDDDNSMNNAIQGMDGQELGGRTISVSQANQRPRCWRA from the exons ATGTCGGCGCCGTGGTGGGATTCGGACTGGAAGGACCGCTCGGGGGTCGAGTACCGCACCTATGTTGGCAACCTCTCCTGGAGCACCGATGAGCGCTTGCTCAAGGACGCCTTCCACGCCTACCGCCCGCTCAGCGCCGAG ATCGTCACCGACCGGGAGACGGGCAGATCCCGCGGGTTCGGCTTCGTCAACTTCGACGACGACAACTCGATGAACAACGCCATCCAGGGCATGGACGGCCAGGAGCTTGGCGGTCGCACCATCAGCGTCAGCCAAGCCAATCAGCGCCCCCGCTGCTGGAGGGCATGA